ATGCGACCGCACGGCAGTCTCGGCGCCTTGACGCCAGCCGAGTTCGCAGCGTTAAAAAGACGGGAAACGCAACCGCCCGAGGAGGGCGAAAAAACCGGCGGACTCTACTTATGATTGGCGGGAAATTGGGGAGCAGGCCAACCGGGTGCGCGGCGAGACCGTCGAGATCCTGCGCGTGTTTCACGGCGCCAGAAAATTGTCCGAGAATTTTTGAGGGCTACTATTCGTGATTCGTTCTCCTGAACTAAAGAGGCGAATACAACGAACTCGACACCACGGGAGAAACGGCGTAATTAGCCCGTTGATGGGCCGTCGTTTTCTGCAATATTTGAGCGCTCTCAACCACTATATCTTACTCATCGCCGGTAGTGCGATTTTTCTTCTTCCGACAGTTGTCGAATACTTCTGGCCGCACACTCAAGGAACGATAGATCCATTTTTGAGTCATCTGAATGCGAACCAGCATGTTCGGGCGCTCGGCGGTGGACTATTACTTTTTTGGGCGACGTTTCTTGCTTGGAAAAAGGAACGAGACGCTCGCGAGAAGGAATCGCCGCAAGCGCTCAAAAAAGAAATTGAGAAACTTCAAAAAAGCCAAGCAGATTTAGCCAGCATGTTCTGGCGACGCATGCGCGATGACGAAAAGGTGGCGCTCAAAGAAAATCTATTGAAGATTGGGAAACATTCAGTCCGATTTATAAGCGTCAAACAAACTGACTGTATCGAATTGATCGGCGATCTCCGTCAGGCCTTTATGGCTGCTGGATGGACGTTAGACCTACCGCCGCAAAGAATCGAAAGCCTGGATCGTGATCGCGAACTCGTAACGATGAATTCGGGTATCCACATTCTGGGCAAGTACCCAGATCAAACTGGTCTTAAAGTGAGCGAAGCGCTGAGCCAACTGGTAAAGGGGGACTCGGTTACTTTGCAGCCTTGGACCAGAGTGAGGTAGCGGAAATTGTCGTGCTTGTCGGTACGAAGGGCTCGCGCTCTACTTGGCCTTAGTCTGTCTTTTCTTGCGCTGTCTTTTTCGCTTGGCCGAATTGACTGGTGGAGTTTTCAACATCCGTTTTAGAACTTCCTCAAACGTTAAAAGATGTACGACGACTGGCGTGTCATCTTCTTTTGTTGCCATTCGTTCACCGGTCCGCATCGCGAAAATCTAAATTCTAATTGCTTTGGTCTGGACGCACGATGCAGAAGCGTCCGCCAGTTCGGACGCCTCAGCATCCTGGTAGTGCAGCCTTAAAAATATCCGGGTCTTTCCGGTGGTTAGATCGCCGCTGAAATTCGTTCAGGTAGAGCGGCAAATACTTCTTGCTGACGTTGTGGTACGTGCCGATCACGCCACGCTTGAGCAGCGACCAGCAACGATTCAACTATTTTCGTGATTCGTTCTCCTGAACTGAAGAACGTTTCACGTGAAACGTTTTTCTCAAAACCCCAACAGGACCACACCATTTCTGGCGACTTCTCAAGAAACTGACTGCCATTGCGCGCAGCATGTTTCATCCTCAATCGAGTGACTTCGATAGAGTCGTTCGCGTGAGGGCGGGCGAGCGATTCGACTACCGCGCCGCCGGCCGCCAACTCCAGCGGGTTTCCTCGGCTCAACTAGCCGTGATATTTAATCTGATTCGCGCAGGGCGCGCCCGCTTTCAGCTTCCGGCGTCGAGGAGGATGGATGTTTTCATCGATCGAGGACGTAATCGAGCGATTCGCCAAGAACAATTATATCGCCAGCCGGCGAATCGCGACCGTCATCTACCTGGCAAGTGAACTGCGCAAGCCCATCCTGGTCGAAGGCCCCGCCGGCGTCGGCAAGACCGATCTCGCAAAGGTGCTGGCCGCGTCGCTCGGCTTCGAGATGATCCGTCTTCAGTGTTACGAAGGCCTCGACGAGGGCAAGGCGCTTTACGAATGGGAGTACGCCAAGCAGCTCCTCTATACCCAGATTCTCAAAGACAAAATCAGCGAAGTGCTGGTCGGCGCCAAGGGCTTGACCGAGGCGGTCGATCGAATCGCCGCGCAGGACGAAGTCTTTTTCTCCGAGCGCTTCGTGCTGCCGCGCCCTCTGCTCAAGGCTATTTCCAGCGAGCAGCCGTCGGTCCTGCTGATCGATGAGATCGACAAGGCCGACGCCGAGTTCGAGGCGTTCCTGCTCGAGCTGCTTTCCGACTTTCAGGTGACCGTGCCCGAGCTCGGCACGATCAAGGCCAAGCACATTCCGCTGGTCGTGCTGACTTCGAACAACGCGCGCGAAATGTCCGACGCGCTCAAGCGGCGATGCCTGCATCTGTACATCGATTTTCCCGATCGCGCGCAGGAACTTGCGATCGTCAAGCTCAAGGTCCCCGAGGCCGCCGCCAAGCTCGCCGAGGAAGTCGTCACCGTCGTGCAATCGTTGCGCAAACTCGACCTCAAGAAAACGCCCGGCATCAGCGAAACGCTCGATTGGGTCAAGGCCCTGACTCTGCTCAACGTGAACAGTCTCGATCAGGAACTCGTCACCGAAACGCTCGACACCATCGTCAAGTACGAGGGCGACGTGCGCAAGGCGCAGGAAGAGCTCAAGGACTACGTGCGCCGCGTGCGCGCGCGTCGCGGCACCGAGGCCGGCAGCGACAAGGATCTTCTAAATTGACCGCGAGGCGTGCCCGAGCGGTCATCCTGGGCCCGGCGAAGGATCTCGAAGATTCAAGCGGGTAGCAGGGTAGGGCGCCACAACATCATGCAAGAGAAGCTCGTCGAATTTGCGAACCTGCTGCGCGAGAACGGTGTGCGCGTCTCGCTGGCGGAGACGCTCGACGCGTTCAGCGCTTCCGAAGTCACCGGGCTGGCCGAGCGCGATGCGTTTCGCGCCGCGCTGCGGGCGACGATGGTCAAGCGGGCCAGCGAATTGCCCGTGTTCGAGGAACTGTTCGATATCTACTTCTCCGGCCTGGGCGAGATTATCAAGCAGGCGAGCCAAGCGGTGCAGAACGCGCTCTCGATGTCGGATCAGGAATTCCAGAAGTTCCTCGATCAAATCGAGAAGATGCTTCAGAAAGAGGGCAAGAATCTCTCCGAGCTGGCAAAGCAATTGCTGCAGAACAACTCGGGCGAGATGGAGCGGAAGATCCGCGAGGCCGCGCGCGCCGTCAAGCTCAGTGGGATCGAGCGCACGATCGAGGAGAACTACTTTGCGCGCGCGCTGGCGCGCCAGCTCGGGCTGGACAAGATCGAAGCCGAGATCAAGCAACTGCGCGAGCAGCTCGAGCAGATGGATATCGGCTCCGAGCTCAAGGCCAAGATCGAAGAATATCTCGAGCGCCGCCTCAAGGCGCTCGACGACATCATCCGCCGCTACGTCCGGATGGAGCGCGAGAAACGCGACATCAAGCAGAAGGAAGATCAGCGCCTCAACCAGATCGGCGAGAAGAGTTTCTATTACCTGACCGAAGAGGAACTCAAGAAAATGAACGAGGCGGTGACGCGCCTGGCGCAGCGTCTCAAAAACGTGATCACCGTGCGCCGCAAGCGTTCCAAGAAGGGCCGCTTCGACATCAAGCGCACCCTTCGCCAGAACCTCGCATTCGGCGGCGTTCCGTTCAAGCTCCGCTTCGAGAAGCGCAAGAAAGAGAAACCGCAGGTCGTAATCCTGTGCGACGTTTCGGATTCGGTGCGCAACGCGTCGCGCTTCATGCTGCAGTTCGTTTACTCGCTGCAGGATCTTTACTCGCGCGTGCGCAGCTTCATCTTCGTCGCCGACATTGGAGAAGTAACCGAGTGCTTTCGCAACAATGACGCCAAGGAAGCGCTCGACGTCGCGCTCACGGGCGATATCATCAACGTCTATGCCCACTCGAATTTCGGCTACGCGTTCCGCAACTTCGTCACCGATCATCTGGGCGCCGTCAACAAGCGCACCACC
Above is a genomic segment from Candidatus Binatus sp. containing:
- a CDS encoding MoxR family ATPase, with the translated sequence MFSSIEDVIERFAKNNYIASRRIATVIYLASELRKPILVEGPAGVGKTDLAKVLAASLGFEMIRLQCYEGLDEGKALYEWEYAKQLLYTQILKDKISEVLVGAKGLTEAVDRIAAQDEVFFSERFVLPRPLLKAISSEQPSVLLIDEIDKADAEFEAFLLELLSDFQVTVPELGTIKAKHIPLVVLTSNNAREMSDALKRRCLHLYIDFPDRAQELAIVKLKVPEAAAKLAEEVVTVVQSLRKLDLKKTPGISETLDWVKALTLLNVNSLDQELVTETLDTIVKYEGDVRKAQEELKDYVRRVRARRGTEAGSDKDLLN
- a CDS encoding vWA domain-containing protein; the encoded protein is MQEKLVEFANLLRENGVRVSLAETLDAFSASEVTGLAERDAFRAALRATMVKRASELPVFEELFDIYFSGLGEIIKQASQAVQNALSMSDQEFQKFLDQIEKMLQKEGKNLSELAKQLLQNNSGEMERKIREAARAVKLSGIERTIEENYFARALARQLGLDKIEAEIKQLREQLEQMDIGSELKAKIEEYLERRLKALDDIIRRYVRMEREKRDIKQKEDQRLNQIGEKSFYYLTEEELKKMNEAVTRLAQRLKNVITVRRKRSKKGRFDIKRTLRQNLAFGGVPFKLRFEKRKKEKPQVVILCDVSDSVRNASRFMLQFVYSLQDLYSRVRSFIFVADIGEVTECFRNNDAKEALDVALTGDIINVYAHSNFGYAFRNFVTDHLGAVNKRTTVIVLGDARNNYNLPHDWCLREIRQRAKKVIWLNPESRNTWGFGDSEMERYAPHCDLVEECRNLNQLYRVVDRLVAG